The following proteins are co-located in the Trichormus variabilis 0441 genome:
- the cas6 gene encoding CRISPR-associated endoribonuclease Cas6, translated as MPHSLVLNLLPQSPIPPQYITGRHLHALFLTLVSSVDSTLGDRLHDSTADKAFTLSPLQIKGEERGRYKSKIPHGQSLQYFHQQAIPAGTPCWWRISLLDDTLFSQLTQLWLNLNPSHPWHLGPANLYITSIQGTPQSTQPWANATTYAQLYEQAGESNDVRSLVNNRTLNFTFTTPTAFRQGKFDTTLPTRECVFNSLLSRWNKYSGIEFSEIAIESIFPSFLNIHTEILADSRSKFIGILGEINYRILGDIEPIQIKQINALADFAMYAGIGRKTTMGMGMIRRLYSA; from the coding sequence TGCTTCCCCAATCTCCCATTCCCCCGCAATATATCACCGGTAGACATTTACACGCCTTATTTCTCACCCTTGTTAGTTCTGTTGATAGCACATTAGGCGATCGCTTGCACGACTCTACCGCCGATAAAGCCTTCACCCTTTCTCCCTTGCAAATTAAGGGAGAGGAACGGGGTAGATATAAATCGAAAATCCCTCATGGCCAATCATTGCAATACTTCCATCAGCAAGCCATCCCCGCCGGAACGCCTTGTTGGTGGCGCATCTCCTTACTTGATGACACCTTATTTAGCCAACTAACGCAACTATGGCTTAATCTTAACCCTAGCCATCCTTGGCATCTCGGCCCGGCTAACTTGTATATTACCAGCATTCAAGGCACACCCCAATCCACCCAACCTTGGGCAAATGCTACTACCTATGCTCAATTGTATGAGCAAGCTGGTGAGAGCAATGATGTGCGATCGCTCGTAAATAATCGTACACTAAACTTTACCTTCACCACACCCACAGCCTTCCGCCAGGGAAAATTTGACACCACCCTTCCCACCAGAGAATGTGTATTTAACTCTCTCCTTTCCCGATGGAATAAATACAGTGGTATAGAATTTTCTGAAATTGCCATTGAATCAATTTTTCCCTCGTTTCTCAATATTCACACAGAAATATTAGCCGATTCTCGTAGTAAATTTATTGGTATTCTTGGAGAAATCAACTATCGAATTTTAGGTGATATAGAGCCAATTCAAATTAAGCAAATCAATGCCTTAGCAGACTTTGCTATGTATGCAGGAATAGGGCGTAAAACTACAATGGGAATGGGTATGATTCGGCGGTTGTATTCTGCATAA
- the cas4 gene encoding CRISPR-associated protein Cas4 translates to MNIEYIPIAALNQYAYCSHRCWRMFCAGEFIDNQYTIEGTTLHDRVHTTSQNQREETWQVRAIWLKSEQYKLIGKSDLIEAADGQFYPVEYKRGHKGEWDNDELQVCAQALCLEEMTGQNITTGYIYYAHSHQRQLVEINQELRESAIATIQAVTNLLTTGIMPIPNYSKRCQGCSLNLQCLPKAIDRVRTYQEVS, encoded by the coding sequence ATGAACATTGAATACATTCCTATTGCGGCATTAAATCAATATGCCTATTGTTCCCATCGCTGTTGGCGGATGTTTTGTGCGGGCGAATTTATTGATAATCAATACACCATCGAAGGTACAACTTTACACGATCGCGTCCATACTACAAGCCAAAATCAGCGAGAAGAAACTTGGCAGGTTCGAGCAATTTGGTTGAAGTCAGAGCAGTATAAACTCATTGGTAAATCTGACTTAATTGAAGCAGCCGATGGTCAATTTTATCCTGTGGAATATAAGCGGGGACATAAAGGCGAATGGGATAATGATGAGTTACAAGTTTGCGCTCAAGCTTTATGTTTAGAAGAGATGACGGGGCAAAATATTACGACTGGATATATCTATTATGCCCACTCTCATCAACGACAATTAGTAGAGATCAATCAAGAGTTAAGAGAAAGTGCGATCGCTACAATTCAAGCAGTCACAAATTTACTCACTACAGGCATAATGCCCATACCAAATTATAGCAAACGCTGTCAAGGATGCAGTCTGAATTTGCAATGTTTACCTAAGGCTATTGATAGGGTAAGAACTTATCAAGAAGTTAGTTAA